From Streptomyces chrestomyceticus JCM 4735, one genomic window encodes:
- a CDS encoding PepSY domain-containing protein yields MTKRVRGAGIAVCAVAAAGALLAGCGDDGGGGGKENSASPSASAAAPSVAAPSASGGESSGALGQMTEDQRSRKALVPQAKISYDKALKAATEAVADSKPVSVELKRGAGGKPEWHAKVAASDGTESAVRVDAVTGKADKPRTENEDGDDKKKLADRLGRASVTARQAADTATGKKSGTVTAVELDTNDQKKEIWSVDVVTTNDWNKTTYDVDATDRKVLREHVDRD; encoded by the coding sequence ATGACCAAGCGTGTTCGAGGTGCCGGTATCGCTGTGTGCGCCGTCGCGGCGGCGGGGGCCCTGCTGGCCGGGTGCGGGGACGACGGCGGGGGAGGCGGGAAGGAGAACTCGGCCTCGCCCTCGGCGTCGGCCGCGGCGCCGTCGGTCGCGGCGCCGTCGGCGTCGGGCGGGGAGTCTTCCGGGGCCTTGGGGCAGATGACCGAGGACCAGCGTTCCCGCAAGGCGCTCGTCCCCCAGGCCAAGATCTCGTACGACAAGGCGCTGAAGGCCGCGACGGAGGCCGTGGCGGACTCCAAGCCGGTGTCGGTGGAGTTGAAGCGCGGGGCGGGCGGCAAGCCCGAGTGGCACGCGAAGGTGGCGGCCTCGGACGGTACGGAGAGCGCCGTACGGGTCGACGCGGTGACCGGTAAGGCGGACAAGCCGCGGACCGAGAACGAGGACGGCGACGACAAGAAGAAACTGGCGGACCGGCTCGGTCGGGCGAGTGTCACGGCGCGGCAGGCGGCGGACACGGCGACCGGGAAGAAGAGCGGCACGGTCACGGCCGTGGAGCTGGACACCAACGACCAGAAGAAGGAGATCTGGTCGGTGGACGTGGTGACCACCAACGACTGGAACAAGACCACGTACGACGTGGACGCGACGGACCGGAAGGTGCTGCGCGAGCACGTCGACCGGGACTGA
- a CDS encoding thiolase family protein → MPRTARDVVFVDGVRTPFGKAGPKGIYHETRADDLVVKCIRELLRRNPDLDPARIDEVALAATTQIGDQGLTLGRTAGILAGLPQSVPGFSVDRMCAGAMTAVTSIAGGVSFGAYDIAVAGGVEHMGRHPMGEGVDPNPRFVSEKLVDQSALFMGMTAENLHDRLPHLTKQRADEYAVRSQEKAAKAYADGKIQADLVPISVRRTNAEAGETGWGLVTADEPMRPGTTLENLAGLKTPFRPHGRVTAGNAAGLNDGATASLIAAEDVARELGLPVKMRLVDYAFAGVEPEVMGIGPVPATEKALAKAGLTIDDIGLFEINEAFAVQVLSLLDHYGIADDDPRVNQYGGAIAYGHPLASSGVRLMTQLARQFEEQPQVRYGITTMCVGFGMGGTVIWENPHFEGAGK, encoded by the coding sequence GTGCCTCGTACCGCTAGGGACGTCGTCTTCGTCGACGGCGTCCGCACCCCGTTCGGCAAGGCGGGCCCGAAGGGCATCTACCACGAGACCCGCGCCGACGACCTGGTCGTCAAGTGCATCCGGGAGCTGCTGCGCCGCAACCCGGACCTCGACCCGGCCCGGATCGACGAGGTCGCCCTCGCCGCCACGACCCAGATCGGCGACCAGGGCCTGACCCTGGGCCGTACCGCCGGCATCCTGGCCGGCCTCCCGCAGTCCGTCCCCGGCTTCTCCGTGGACCGGATGTGCGCCGGTGCCATGACCGCCGTGACGAGCATCGCCGGCGGCGTCTCCTTCGGTGCGTACGACATCGCGGTGGCCGGCGGCGTCGAGCACATGGGCCGCCACCCCATGGGCGAGGGCGTCGACCCCAACCCGCGCTTCGTCAGCGAGAAGCTGGTCGACCAGTCCGCCCTCTTCATGGGCATGACGGCGGAGAACCTGCACGACCGCCTGCCGCACCTCACCAAGCAGCGCGCCGACGAGTACGCCGTGCGCAGCCAGGAGAAGGCCGCCAAGGCGTACGCCGACGGCAAGATCCAGGCCGACCTGGTGCCGATCTCGGTGCGCCGCACCAACGCCGAGGCCGGCGAGACCGGCTGGGGCCTGGTCACCGCCGACGAGCCGATGCGGCCCGGCACCACGCTGGAGAACCTGGCGGGCCTCAAGACGCCGTTCCGTCCGCACGGCCGGGTCACCGCGGGCAACGCGGCCGGTCTCAACGACGGCGCCACCGCCTCGCTGATCGCCGCCGAGGACGTGGCCCGCGAGCTGGGCCTGCCGGTCAAGATGCGCCTGGTGGACTACGCCTTCGCGGGCGTGGAGCCCGAGGTCATGGGCATCGGCCCGGTCCCGGCGACCGAGAAGGCCCTCGCCAAGGCGGGCCTGACCATCGACGACATCGGCCTCTTCGAGATCAACGAGGCGTTCGCCGTCCAGGTGCTGTCGCTGCTGGACCACTACGGCATCGCGGACGACGACCCGCGCGTCAACCAGTACGGCGGCGCGATCGCCTACGGCCACCCCCTCGCCTCCTCCGGCGTACGGCTGATGACGCAGCTCGCGCGGCAGTTCGAGGAGCAGCCGCAGGTCCGCTACGGCATCACGACCATGTGCGTCGGCTTCGGCATGGGCGGCACGGTCATCTGGGAGAACCCGCACTTCGAGGGAGCAGGCAAGTGA